The window acttaagtttttttcttttgtttgttttctttttaagacttgatttttaagtaatctctacacccaacagggggctcgaactcacgaccccgagatcaagagtcgcacgcttcaccgactgagccagccaggtggccccacATAACTTCTCTCTTTAACTTTAACtcacttaaaaattgttacaCTTGTCCTAAACAGTAGTATCTGTGAAATCTGTGAAAAGTTCAGCGCACtggttatatttttttctaaaacgcAACAATCAAAGGTCGCTCATCCTTCGGCcccatctcttccctctctcctgggCGATCTCGTCTACACCTGCGGCCTCACCCGTCCCCTCCACACCAGTAATTCCTGAATCTGGACTGCTGGCTTAGACCTTGCACCTGAGGATGCTTTTGGCCAAGGGACCTTTCCCCCCACGTCTCCCAGAAGGACCTCAGAGCCAACTCGTCACCTCCTTCTCGATCTACTGGGGAAACTTCAGGTACCCAcacctgttccccaccccccatcagttATTGGCAAAGTGCCACCGTAGCTCTCAAATGTCCTCTGCGTTCTCCCCTCTTCGTCCCCACGGCCACTTGGGCCCCTTTCGGCTCAGGCCTGGTCTAATGAAGTCTTCAGGGATAGCCCTGCCACAGACCGCTGCCCAGCCTCCATACCAAGACCAGAGTGAGCTTTCCAAAATGCCAATCGGCTTAAACCTTCCAGAGAATTTCTAGTGCCTCCAGATAAAGTCTaaacccctctctgcctctcgcacCACGTTCAACCAGCACTCCGTGCTGGCTGGTAAATGGCATAGTGGGTAAAAGTGGGAGCACCAGAATCCGTACTAGCCATGGAACCCTAAGGAAGCGGCttgactctctttttctctatagCAACTCACAGAAGGTGGCCACCAATTCTGCCCATCACTCTACGGTGGGACTTTGCACGGACTTTGAATCCGGATTTGGccgtgtgacttgctttggccactGGGACAGCAAGTATAGTGCAAGCGGAGGCCGGAACAGTCCGTGTGCCTTACAGCATCCCCTCTGGCTGTGCCTGGAACCCTGAGACCAGCATACGTGTAAGTTCAAGGTCACCTGCTGGAGGAGAACCAAGTCGCCTGATGGACGGCTTACCCACAGAATCATGAATAAAATCACACCGTTTTTGTTTCGGTTTGGTTAGCCCACCCAGTATCTAGGAAATGATAACTgggtgtagttttttttttttttttttgcttttttggttttgtttttacatttttgtttatttatttatttatgcagatAGAggaaactctatttaaaaaatatttttaattaattaaaaaaaattttttttacatttatttatttttgagagacaaagagacagagcagaagtggggaaggggcagagagagaaggagacacagaatccgaagcgggctccaggctccgagctgtcagcacagagcccgatgtggagctcgaacccacgaaccacgagatcatgacctgagccgaagtcagacgcccaaccaactgagccacccaggcaccccattaacttatttattttgagatacacagagagagtgagcaggggagggacagagagagagggacaaagagagaatcccaagcaggctctgcacagtcagcccagagcctcatgtggggctccaacttacattccgtgagatcatgacctgagccgaaaccgaaagttggacacttaaccgactgagccacccaggtgccccagtgtagtttttttttttttttaatcatggccttattgaagtataattcacaCACCACAGAAGGCACATGCGTTAGGCGTGCACATCAAtgaattttagaaatataaagagaCATGGAACCATCACCACCATCGGGGTTCAGAACATAACATCCCCGTCACTCTAAAAAATTGCCCTGAGCCTGTCTGCAgttcctttcctccccactcaccccccagccccaggcaaccagccatatgctttctgtctctgtaaataAATGCGTCTCTTCTAGACGTTTCCTGTAAGTGGGATCATACAATCTGTGCTCTTGTGCATCTGCCTTTTTTTCCACTTCGTGTAACGTTTCTGAGGTTTGTGCGCGTTGTAGCATTGATCGGTAGCTACCttgtttttattgccaaatattaTTCGATTGCGCGAACCAACCAGCCACATTTCGTTCATCCATTTACCATTCGATGAACGTTTGccttgtttccagtttggggctgttaccGATAACGCTGTTGTGGACACCAGCTTACGAGTCTCTGTTTTGGTAGGAAAGCACGTCTTCGGTTTCTCGTGGGCAGAACCCTGGGAGCGCAACTCCCTATGTGGCAGGTGCACATTTAACTTCCTATGAAACTGCCAAACCGTTTTCCAAAGCCGCAGTACCTTTTTACGTCCCCAGCGGCGATGTTGGAAGGTTCCACGTTCTCCGTGTCCTAGCGGGCTAGAAGCTCTGCGAGTTGGGCTTGCGAAGCTGCGAGATGGGCTCAGCCATCCATTCCTCATATCAGAATATCAGCAGTATTCTGAGTACCTCCTGCTACATAGGAGCCTCTGGCCCTGCAAGATATCGCGGGCAACACCCTGAGACGGAGAGAGGGAGCACCCTGGTGACACCGCTTCTGCCCCCCGGGCCTGGTTCCCAGGGGGCCTCTCCCTTACGGGAGGCCATGAGTTCCCTGGTGACCGTCTGAGTCTGCTGCACCTGCAGGGTGGCCCAGCGCGCCCCTCTGGGCCTTGGGAAGACGCGAGGCTTTGTTTTGTGGCTGCACTTGCGCAAGGCGCTTCCCAACTTCCACGTTTTCTGCAAAGATGATGAATTCGTTTCCTCATGTACGGAAATTTaggttaagaaaaacaaaaaacagaaagactCTGAAGAAATCGTTTCTTTTAAGACAACGcccctccgccctcccccccccccccccccccgctcccctcgGGAAGCTCGGCGCGCAGCTGGGATCCAGGcgtcccctgctcacatcccTGGGGGGTGATCCCCGCTCGCAGCTCtccccccgccaccgcccccgGTTGCCATGGGAACGCGCCGCGGACGCGGGGGGCGGGTCTCGGGCGCGGGGAGGAGCCGGGGAGGCGCGCAGCCCagcggccccgccccctccgcggGCGGACCCTGCGCGCGGCCGAGTCCGCAGCGacccccgcgccccgcgcccacGGCGGCCGCGCTCCTCCGGCACGAGCCCCGGGACCCCGCGCAGACCCGCCCGGACCCCGACGCCGACTCCGGGGGCCTGTTCGACGAGCCGCCCCCGGAAGAGCCCCCCGCGGCCCGCGCGCCCCGGTCGGCGTCGGCCGCGGGCAGGAGGGCTGGTCGGCGCGCCGGCGGGAGGGCGCGGGGGGCCCGCGCGGGGCAGCCCCCCAGGGCCGAGACgcgcgcccccccctccccggacGAGGGCTGCTGCCTGGACCATTGCCCGCACCTGTCCGTCTTCGTCTACGCGGCCATCGCCTTCTCCATCACCTCCTGCTTCTTCAGCTAGGTGCACCTGCCGCCGTCCCGAGGGCCCGGGCGCGGGCGGGGAGACCACGGGCGCGGCCTTTCGTGTCCGGGACGCGCGCCGCACCCCTTCCTCTGGCTCCTCACGCTTGTTACTTTGTCCCCTGCTCGCCGCCGCCTGTGTGTGACCGCGCGTCCGCGGGCGCGTCCAGAGCCGCTGCCCTGATGAAAGAAGGGTGTTTGCAgctgagatggggggaggggacagtcacacacacacccgccccccgccccggcgtTCAGAGTGTCGGGGTGCGGCCCGGGACCCTACCCTTCAGCGGGTGGGAGCGCGCGCGGGGAGCCCAGCCCAACCTTCGGTTCCTTAAAGGACCAGCCGGGCCCcgcggggagggagggtgggcgcCCTGACCCGGCCGGGCCGAGCCCTGTGATGCTGCATCGCCCGCCCCCCAGGAGCGCCAGCCGGGCCCCGGAGCTGGGGCTGGACCCGAGCGCAGGACACGGTGAATGTGGCGGCTGTCGGGTGGCCCGCCGCGTGCTGACCCGGACTGTGCGTCTCTCCTGCCTGAGGCTTTGCTGCGGCCGCCGGCCGGGCCGAGACCGCCAGCAGGAGAGGCTGTCCTGGCAGGAGGCCACGCTGTCGCCCTGTCGTGGACGGCGTGGGCCCCGGGGCCTGCGCGGGATGAGCCTCTGGGGCCCTGGCCGGGGTGCGCGGGAGGGCTCTGTGGGGTTGGGGAGTGCGCGGCGGCTTCATCCCGACCCCGAGCTCCTCCGGGTCCCAAAGCGAAGGGCGTGGGGTGTCTGTCATTGGCAAGAATTCGTGCGCGAAAACGACCGGACTCCTAGCTGGTTTCCATCCCAGACCCAAAAGGCCTAACCCCAAAACCCACCTGGGTGGGTTATTCACGCATCTGCCGTGTCCTTTTATTCATGGACGTTCAATGGCATCACCCCTGCGCGGCCTCATCACGTGGATGTGTCTGAGGCTCCTCTCACCTCCCCTGAAATAAACCCCTGTTTCAGCCTCCTGTGTATTCAGTTGTCCATTAATCTGACACCGTGCCAGGCTGCCCCAGTttcacccaacacccctcccaGCGCCCCGACCTCCCCTCCCAGACACCTGTCATCCCGCTAAGATGGGGCGTCTCCCGCCACTAAGTAGCCACacaggcctctctctctctccctagcaGCTTCCCACGACATGTCCAGTTCTGTCCCCTAACGGGCCTGTGACAGTCCCCTTGTGGCTGTACTCCCTGCTTGCCTCCGTTACCAGATACTTCTGCCCCAGTACCGTCCCCTCCCCGGCACTGAGCTCTAGACTTTGTCCCCTCCGATTCACCCAGGTTGTGTCTCCACGAGCCCTGTGCACTCTGACATCAGCACCTTGTCACTTCCCATGTCCGTGTGCCCATGACCCCAGATCGCCGCGGGcctgctgaagtcggacgctcaaccgactgagccccccaggcacccctcggccCGTATTTTCTAACGATATTAAAATTCCAGTACTCTCACACGGTCGCGTGAACTGTCGGCGATCGCTTTGTGTCTGACCCGGACACGTTGCCTCTTACACGGTTTAAATGCCCCACGGTATTTGAATTACCGCTCCCCTGTTTTGAGCTCCCAATTGTCCCTCAGTTTCTGGGCTTCCAATATGAGGTTTCCTTGTCCAAAATATCCAGCCTCTCCCCTCAAGTACTAATGGACAGCCTTTAGGGTTCAACTGTAAAAACAAATGGACTCATTTTGGGGGGTCCTTTTAACGTGTTGCTCAAGAATCAAATCCTAGAGAGAGTCTCAGTGACCGGCAAGGGTCGCGTGCCCACCTTTGTCCGGAAGGCGGAAGAGATGACTTAGTACGCAGTCCCAGGAAAATAGCACGCTATAGGAAAGAAATCGTCTCCCGAAGGAAAATCCAAGTCGCCACGACCATGGCGGCTGGGCAGGCAAAACTAACAAGACGTCCAGTAAACGGACTCTCAGCAGATCACACACGATGGCAGGAGAGACGACTATTTAGGGCAGCTTGGTCCTGTTCTGTGTTGGGCTGTCAGGGGTGGGGAGATACACGGAGACAGCGGACAGTGGCTTCTGAATGTCGTGGGACACGAGGACGTTCGCGTTGGGGGAGACAATCGGAACTTAGCCACGTGGGATAGCGGCAGCTCAAATTGGGAGAATACACGGATTAAGTTTTTACGCATCTCATTCTTTCCTGGGAGTCTAGCACGGGAGGCAGTGATTAGCAAAACAGGGACAAGTCTCACTGTCCTGGAGCTCGCTAAATTCGTTAATAATCGAACTTACCGTGTGACGGGTTTCACGTCTTCCGTGGCTGGAATTCTCACAGCCCCGTGaggtgtttcttttcatttctgcattttgCAAAATGAGGAAAGAGACGTAGGTGAAGGGATTTGCCCCAGGTCACAAGACCGGTGACGGAACTAGATGAACCCAGGCATTGTTTCTGGAGTGTAATTTTTACCAGCATAATTGACATGTAATTCACCTACCACAGAACCcattcatttaaagtgtacaactgggggtgcctgggtgactcagttggttaagcgtccgactcttgatctccgcagctcaggtcttgatctcagggtcctgagttgaagccccacgttgggttccacactgggcatgaagactacttaaaaaaaaagaaaagttatacaACGTACGgttcaatggcttttagtatattcgcGTATTTGTGCAGCCACCCTCCTACTCAATAGTAGGATATTTCATGACCCCTGCACCcctcacccatctccctccagcccccccgccagccctaggcaaccacgaATGGACTTCCTGTCTCTAGGGATCTGACTGTCCTGCACATTTCGTACAAACGGAATCGTACAGCGTGCGGCCCTTGGTGACCAGCGTCTGTCACTCGGCGTGTTTTCGAAGCCCACCCCCAATGCAGCGGGAATCCGCGCTTCCCTTCTATCGCTGAGCAAGAGCCCACTGTACGGACCCCCCGCATTTTGTCCATTAGGTGGGTTCATTCGGGTggttttccactttttggctactatgaataaagctgctgtgagcaTTCAGGCACAACTTTCTGTGTACGTGTGGACACATGTTTTCATCTTGCTCAGGTTGGgattgctgagtcgtagggtaaCTTCCTGTTTAACGGTGCGAGAAACTTCTagactgtttcccaaagtggctgtaccattttacattctcgcCAGAACTGTAGGAGGGTTCCAATCTCTCCACTTCCTTGCCAAactaaagctttctttttttttttaaggttttatttatttttgagagagagagagagagagagagagagagagagagatggcacaaataggggaggggcagagag of the Neofelis nebulosa isolate mNeoNeb1 chromosome 16, mNeoNeb1.pri, whole genome shotgun sequence genome contains:
- the LOC131498273 gene encoding dapper homolog 3; the protein is MGTRRGRGGRVSGAGRSRGGAQPSGPAPSAGGPCARPSPQRPPRPAPTAAALLRHEPRDPAQTRPDPDADSGGLFDEPPPEEPPAARAPRSASAAGRRAGRRAGGRARGARAGQPPRAETRAPPSPDEGCCLDHCPHLSVFVYAAIAFSITSCFFS